A genome region from Pseudomonas pergaminensis includes the following:
- a CDS encoding DsbE family thiol:disulfide interchange protein translates to MKRWLMVVPLAMFLVVAVFLYRGLYLDPAELPSAMIGKPFPAFSLPTVQGDKTLTQADLLGKPALVNVWGTWCISCRVEHPVLNKLAEKGVVIYGINYKDDNAAALKWLAEFHNPYQLDIRDEDGNLGLNLGVYGAPETFFIDAKGVIRDKYVGVIDEVVWREQLAAKYQALVDEAKP, encoded by the coding sequence ATGAAGCGTTGGTTGATGGTGGTACCGCTGGCGATGTTTCTGGTGGTGGCGGTGTTCCTGTATCGCGGTCTTTATCTGGACCCGGCCGAGCTGCCCTCGGCCATGATCGGCAAGCCGTTCCCGGCGTTCAGCCTGCCAACGGTGCAGGGCGACAAGACCCTGACCCAGGCCGACCTGCTGGGCAAACCCGCCCTGGTCAACGTGTGGGGCACCTGGTGCATCTCCTGCCGTGTCGAGCACCCGGTGTTGAACAAGCTGGCCGAGAAGGGCGTGGTGATCTATGGCATCAACTACAAGGACGACAACGCCGCAGCCTTGAAATGGCTGGCCGAGTTCCACAACCCGTATCAGCTGGATATCCGCGATGAAGACGGCAACCTCGGCCTGAACCTCGGTGTCTACGGCGCTCCGGAAACCTTCTTTATCGATGCCAAGGGCGTGATCCGCGACAAGTACGTCGGTGTGATCGACGAGGTGGTCTGGCGCGAACAACTGGCTGCCAAGTACCAGGCGCTGGTCGATGAGGCCAAGCCATGA
- the ccmI gene encoding c-type cytochrome biogenesis protein CcmI, producing the protein MIDFWLAAGLLLLIALSFLLIPVLRGRRAQREEDRTALNVALYQERVAELQVQQDEGVLNAAQLDTGRAEAARELLADTEGLEKPRESRLGKPLPLLAAFLVPVLGVALYLHYGASDKVELTREFSQPPVSMEDMTHRLERAAAAQPDSPEGLYFLGRAYMAQDRSADAAKVFERTVALAGRQPELLGQWAQAQYFADNKQWSPKVQALTDEALKLDPKEVTSLGLLGIAAFEGQRYQEAIDYWNRLLAQLPPEDNSRAALQGGIDRAAEKLKENGGTVAPQKAAMKVRVDLSADVKAKALPTDSVFIFARAVSGPPAPLAAKRVTVAELPITVELGDADAMMPQLKLSNFPEVQLVARISRAGVPTAGEWIGRSQPLASSTTAVQQLTIDSPDK; encoded by the coding sequence ATGATTGATTTCTGGCTCGCAGCCGGCTTGCTGCTTCTGATTGCCCTGAGTTTCCTGTTGATCCCTGTGCTGCGCGGCCGCCGCGCCCAGCGTGAAGAGGACCGCACCGCGTTGAACGTGGCGCTGTACCAGGAACGTGTCGCCGAGCTGCAAGTGCAGCAGGACGAAGGCGTGCTCAACGCCGCACAACTCGACACCGGCCGCGCCGAAGCGGCGCGTGAATTGCTGGCTGACACGGAAGGCTTGGAGAAACCCCGCGAATCGCGCCTGGGCAAGCCACTGCCATTGCTGGCAGCGTTTTTGGTGCCGGTCCTGGGCGTTGCGCTGTACCTGCATTACGGGGCCAGCGACAAGGTTGAACTGACCCGCGAATTCTCCCAGCCGCCGGTGTCCATGGAAGACATGACCCACCGCCTGGAACGCGCTGCCGCCGCCCAGCCGGATTCGCCGGAAGGCCTGTACTTCCTTGGCCGTGCCTACATGGCCCAGGATCGCTCCGCCGATGCGGCCAAAGTGTTCGAGCGCACCGTCGCCCTGGCCGGTCGCCAGCCGGAACTGCTCGGCCAGTGGGCCCAGGCGCAGTATTTCGCCGACAACAAACAGTGGTCGCCCAAGGTGCAGGCGCTGACGGACGAGGCGTTGAAGCTTGATCCGAAGGAAGTCACCAGCCTCGGCCTGCTCGGTATCGCGGCGTTTGAAGGCCAGCGTTATCAGGAAGCGATCGACTACTGGAACCGGCTGTTGGCGCAACTGCCACCGGAAGACAATTCCCGTGCAGCCCTGCAAGGTGGCATTGATCGCGCAGCTGAGAAGCTGAAAGAAAACGGCGGCACCGTCGCCCCTCAAAAAGCCGCGATGAAAGTTCGGGTGGATCTGAGCGCCGACGTGAAGGCCAAAGCCCTGCCCACTGACAGCGTATTCATCTTCGCCCGCGCGGTCTCCGGCCCACCGGCGCCATTGGCGGCCAAGCGCGTCACTGTCGCCGAGCTGCCGATCACCGTCGAACTGGGCGATGCCGACGCGATGATGCCGCAGTTGAAACTGTCGAACTTCCCCGAAGTCCAACTGGTTGCGCGCATATCCCGGGCCGGTGTTCCGACCGCTGGCGAATGGATCGGCCGCAGCCAACCCTTGGCCAGCAGCACCACTGCCGTGCAGCAGCTGACCATCGACAGTCCGGACAAGTAA
- the ccmE gene encoding cytochrome c maturation protein CcmE — MNPLRRKRLLIILAILAGVGIAVALALSALQQNINLFYTPTQIANGEAPVDTRIRAGGMVEKGSLKRSGDSLDVTFVVTDFNKAVTITYRGILPDLFREGQGIVALGKLNADGVVVADEVLAKHDEKYMPPEVTKALKDSGQSAPTPAKEG; from the coding sequence GTGAATCCGCTGCGTAGAAAGCGTCTGTTGATCATCCTTGCCATCCTGGCCGGCGTCGGCATTGCCGTGGCCCTGGCCTTGAGTGCCCTGCAGCAGAACATCAACCTGTTCTACACCCCGACCCAGATCGCCAATGGCGAAGCGCCGGTCGACACGCGCATCCGCGCCGGCGGCATGGTGGAAAAGGGCTCGCTCAAGCGTTCCGGAGATTCCCTCGACGTGACCTTCGTGGTCACTGACTTCAACAAGGCCGTGACCATCACCTATCGCGGCATCCTCCCGGACTTGTTCCGCGAAGGCCAGGGCATCGTCGCCTTGGGCAAACTCAACGCTGACGGCGTGGTGGTGGCCGATGAAGTGCTGGCCAAGCACGATGAGAAATACATGCCGCCGGAAGTCACCAAGGCCCTGAAAGACAGCGGCCAATCCGCGCCAACGCCTGCCAAGGAGGGCTAA
- a CDS encoding molybdopterin molybdotransferase MoeA produces MNPVGKPGKTGALMPVEDALQQLLAMAAAAPIREQETLALEDCDARILAQDLVSTLDLPPWPNSAMDGYAVRLADWTGEPLVVSQRIFAGQAPQPLAAGTCARIFTGAPVPEGADCVEMQENAVVHADERVSFTEALHIDQNIRPQGQETTVGELVLTAGTRLGPIELGLAASLGHDRLAVIRRPRVAVLSTGDELIEPGLPLGPGQIYNSNRRVLCSWLTRMGCEVIDAGILPDDLEKTRNCLAGLGAVDLILSTGGVSVGEADFLGIALREEGELALWKLAIKPGKPLTFGHFRGVPVIGLPGNPASTLVTFALLARPYLLRRQGVQDVEPLRVEVPVGFDWPKPGNRREYLRGRIEQGKAIIYRNQSSGVLRSAAWAQGFVEVLEGTTLEIGDTVNFIPLSEVLN; encoded by the coding sequence GTGAATCCCGTGGGTAAGCCCGGCAAGACCGGCGCCCTGATGCCGGTGGAAGACGCCTTGCAACAACTGCTGGCCATGGCCGCGGCCGCGCCGATCCGCGAGCAGGAAACCTTGGCCCTAGAGGACTGCGACGCTCGCATACTGGCGCAGGACCTGGTCTCCACCCTCGACCTGCCGCCGTGGCCGAACAGCGCCATGGACGGTTATGCCGTGCGCCTGGCGGACTGGACCGGTGAACCTCTGGTGGTCAGCCAGCGCATCTTCGCCGGCCAGGCGCCACAACCCTTGGCCGCCGGCACCTGCGCGCGCATCTTCACTGGCGCCCCCGTGCCCGAAGGTGCCGACTGTGTCGAGATGCAGGAAAATGCCGTGGTGCACGCCGATGAGCGCGTGAGCTTCACCGAAGCCCTGCACATCGACCAGAACATCCGCCCCCAAGGCCAGGAAACCACCGTCGGCGAGTTAGTGCTCACCGCCGGCACGCGCCTGGGCCCGATCGAGCTGGGCCTGGCCGCCTCCCTCGGCCATGACCGCCTCGCCGTGATCCGCCGCCCACGGGTGGCTGTGCTGTCCACGGGCGACGAGTTGATCGAGCCCGGTTTGCCGCTGGGGCCGGGGCAGATCTACAACAGCAACCGTCGGGTGTTGTGCTCATGGCTCACCCGCATGGGCTGTGAAGTGATCGACGCGGGCATCCTGCCGGATGACCTGGAGAAAACCCGGAACTGCCTGGCAGGCCTGGGCGCGGTCGACCTGATACTGTCCACGGGCGGTGTATCGGTGGGCGAGGCGGACTTCCTCGGCATCGCCCTGCGTGAGGAGGGCGAGCTGGCGTTGTGGAAACTGGCGATCAAACCGGGCAAGCCGCTGACCTTCGGCCACTTCCGTGGCGTGCCGGTGATCGGCCTGCCGGGCAACCCGGCTTCGACGCTGGTGACCTTCGCGCTGCTGGCACGCCCTTATCTGCTGCGCCGCCAAGGCGTGCAAGACGTCGAGCCGCTGCGCGTTGAAGTGCCGGTGGGGTTTGACTGGCCCAAGCCAGGCAACCGCCGTGAGTACCTGCGCGGGCGGATCGAACAGGGCAAGGCGATCATCTACCGCAACCAAAGCTCCGGCGTGCTGCGCAGTGCGGCGTGGGCGCAAGGGTTTGTGGAGGTGTTGGAAGGCACGACGTTGGAGATCGGCGATACCGTCAATTTCATCCCGCTCAGTGAAGTCCTGAACTGA
- a CDS encoding DUF6124 family protein: MDGSGRKQVLAVVQMIEIAQLLVDEALNRACPVA; the protein is encoded by the coding sequence CTGGATGGCTCGGGTCGCAAGCAGGTGCTGGCAGTGGTGCAGATGATTGAGATTGCGCAGTTGTTGGTGGATGAAGCGCTGAATCGGGCGTGTCCGGTGGCCTGA
- a CDS encoding EscU/YscU/HrcU family type III secretion system export apparatus switch protein, which yields MKNPPPPRQAIALKYDGQQAPTLTAKGDDALAEAILKLARENEVPIYENAELVKLLARMELGDSIPEELYRTVAEIIAFAWTLKGKFPVGYDPDAGPVERDVTERGDDY from the coding sequence ATGAAGAATCCGCCGCCACCGCGTCAGGCGATTGCCCTCAAGTACGACGGCCAGCAAGCGCCGACCCTGACGGCCAAAGGCGACGATGCCCTGGCCGAAGCCATCCTTAAACTGGCGCGCGAGAATGAAGTGCCGATCTATGAAAACGCCGAGTTGGTGAAGCTGCTGGCGCGCATGGAGCTGGGCGACAGTATTCCGGAGGAGCTATACCGCACGGTGGCCGAGATCATTGCGTTTGCGTGGACGTTGAAAGGCAAGTTCCCGGTGGGGTATGACCCGGACGCGGGGCCGGTGGAACGCGACGTGACCGAACGCGGCGACGACTACTGA
- a CDS encoding heme ABC transporter permease, producing the protein MNWTWFHKLGSPKWFYGISGTLLPWLSVAAVLLIGIGLVWGLAFAPPDYQQGNSFRIIYIHVPAAMLAQSCYVMLAVCGIVGLVWKMKLADVALQCAAPIGAWMTAVALVTGAIWGKPTWGSWWVWDARLTSMLILLFLYFGLIALGNAISNRDSAAKACAVLAIVGVINIPIIKYSVEWWNTLHQGATFTLTEKPAMPVEMWAPLLLMVLGFYCFFGAVLLLRMRLEVLKREARASWVKAEVQNSLGARA; encoded by the coding sequence ATGAACTGGACCTGGTTTCATAAGCTCGGCTCGCCCAAATGGTTCTATGGCATCAGCGGCACGCTGCTGCCGTGGTTGAGCGTCGCCGCCGTGTTGCTGATCGGCATCGGCCTGGTCTGGGGCCTGGCCTTCGCGCCGCCGGACTACCAGCAAGGCAACAGCTTTCGCATCATCTATATCCACGTGCCTGCCGCGATGCTGGCCCAGTCCTGCTACGTGATGCTGGCGGTGTGCGGCATCGTCGGCCTGGTGTGGAAGATGAAACTCGCGGACGTGGCCCTGCAATGCGCCGCGCCCATCGGTGCGTGGATGACCGCCGTGGCGCTGGTCACCGGCGCGATCTGGGGCAAGCCCACCTGGGGCTCGTGGTGGGTGTGGGATGCACGACTAACGTCCATGTTGATCCTGCTGTTCCTGTACTTCGGTCTGATTGCCCTGGGCAACGCGATCAGCAATCGTGACAGCGCCGCCAAGGCCTGTGCGGTGCTGGCGATTGTTGGCGTGATCAACATCCCGATCATCAAATACTCGGTGGAGTGGTGGAACACCCTGCACCAGGGCGCCACCTTCACCCTCACCGAAAAACCGGCAATGCCCGTGGAAATGTGGGCACCGCTGCTGCTGATGGTGCTGGGGTTCTACTGCTTCTTCGGCGCCGTGCTGCTGCTGCGCATGCGCCTCGAAGTGCTCAAGCGTGAAGCCCGCGCCAGCTGGGTCAAGGCCGAAGTGCAAAACAGCCTGGGAGCGCGCGCATGA
- a CDS encoding flagellar hook-length control protein FliK, producing the protein MTGEINLPTLPPAPPAGPGPAPAAGELLKLLEPQIGLIDPGKTANAEVIALKQGGEAFQLLLKLTLEGGRQTLVQASSPQPLPLGSNVAVSQTTAGNLTLSLQQALSANVAALTRIDTHQMPVGTLLQAKVLTTQMLPQGTAQPAIYRSLVTVLNNALAGATLTVESPQPLRVGSLLSAVVQNAQTLSFVPLSGLKDQLAVTQQLSTQQSRQGSLDAVFTALQNLPRGDSTSADLRAAADRLLAALPDLAQVSNPKVLAQVIQNSGAFLEAKLLAGQNPQIPPLDMKGALLRLVADLLPALPASTNMNAILAANTLAQVLPNFVRSPLNTLGQVSARQLPAGFPLPERLMAKLEGEGDLENLLRLAAGAISRLQSHQLSSLEQTGTTADGRLQTTWQLEIPMRTLQDIVPLQVKFQREEPAPDKDQPERKDKKDAKQMLWRVELAFDMEPLGPLQVQAQLSQGKLSSQLWASRPFTASLIESHLGNLRERLVTSGINVGDLDCHLGTPPRGPKTGLEQRWVDETA; encoded by the coding sequence ATGACCGGTGAGATCAACCTTCCTACGCTTCCACCCGCCCCGCCAGCCGGGCCTGGCCCTGCGCCCGCAGCCGGTGAGTTGCTGAAACTGCTGGAGCCACAGATCGGCCTGATCGACCCCGGGAAAACCGCGAACGCTGAAGTCATCGCCCTGAAACAAGGCGGTGAAGCCTTCCAGTTACTGCTCAAACTGACCCTTGAAGGCGGTCGTCAGACCCTGGTGCAGGCGAGCAGCCCGCAGCCGCTGCCGCTGGGCAGCAATGTCGCCGTAAGCCAGACGACTGCGGGCAACCTCACCCTGAGCTTGCAACAGGCCTTGAGCGCCAATGTCGCCGCCCTCACCCGCATCGACACCCACCAGATGCCGGTGGGCACGCTGTTGCAAGCCAAAGTGCTGACCACCCAGATGCTGCCCCAGGGCACGGCGCAACCGGCGATCTACCGCTCGCTGGTCACCGTGCTCAACAACGCCCTGGCGGGCGCGACCCTGACCGTGGAAAGCCCGCAACCCCTGCGCGTCGGCAGCTTGCTCAGCGCCGTGGTGCAAAACGCGCAGACCCTGAGCTTTGTGCCGCTGAGCGGGCTCAAGGATCAACTGGCCGTCACCCAGCAACTGTCAACCCAGCAAAGCCGCCAAGGCTCACTGGACGCGGTGTTCACCGCGCTGCAGAACCTGCCCCGTGGCGACAGCACCTCCGCCGACCTGCGCGCCGCCGCCGACCGTCTGCTGGCCGCCTTGCCGGACCTGGCCCAGGTCAGCAATCCCAAGGTGCTGGCGCAAGTCATCCAGAACAGTGGTGCCTTTCTGGAAGCCAAGCTGCTGGCCGGGCAAAACCCGCAGATCCCACCGCTGGACATGAAAGGCGCGCTGCTGCGCCTGGTCGCGGACTTGCTGCCCGCCCTGCCCGCCAGCACCAATATGAATGCCATCCTCGCCGCCAATACCCTGGCCCAGGTGCTTCCCAACTTTGTGCGCAGCCCCCTGAACACCCTCGGCCAAGTCAGCGCCCGGCAGTTGCCTGCCGGATTCCCGCTGCCCGAGCGACTGATGGCGAAGCTCGAAGGCGAAGGCGACCTGGAAAACCTGCTGCGCCTGGCCGCCGGGGCCATCTCGCGGTTGCAGAGCCACCAGCTGTCGAGCCTGGAACAGACCGGCACCACCGCCGACGGCCGCCTGCAGACCACGTGGCAGCTGGAAATCCCGATGCGTACGTTGCAGGACATCGTGCCGCTGCAGGTCAAATTCCAACGCGAAGAACCCGCACCAGACAAAGACCAGCCCGAGCGCAAGGACAAGAAGGACGCCAAGCAAATGCTCTGGCGCGTCGAACTCGCCTTCGACATGGAGCCGTTGGGCCCGTTGCAGGTCCAGGCGCAATTGAGCCAGGGCAAACTGTCCAGCCAGTTGTGGGCTTCCCGGCCTTTTACCGCCAGCTTGATCGAAAGCCACTTGGGCAACCTGCGCGAACGCCTGGTGACCTCCGGCATCAACGTCGGCGACCTCGATTGCCACCTCGGCACACCGCCGCGCGGGCCTAAAACCGGATTGGAGCAACGCTGGGTGGATGAAACCGCATGA
- the ccmD gene encoding heme exporter protein CcmD, translating to MSFASFSEFLAMGHHGLYVWTAYGICLAVLALNVAAPILARKRYLQQEARRLRRETDK from the coding sequence ATGAGTTTTGCTTCTTTCAGCGAGTTTCTCGCCATGGGCCATCACGGCCTGTATGTCTGGACGGCCTATGGCATCTGCCTGGCGGTGCTGGCCCTCAACGTCGCCGCGCCGATCCTGGCCCGCAAGCGTTACCTGCAACAAGAGGCGCGTCGTCTGCGCCGGGAGACCGATAAGTGA
- a CDS encoding cytochrome c-type biogenesis protein yields MKRLLAAAVLALGLAGVAHAAIDTYEFAKDGDRERFRELTKELRCPKCQNQDIADSNAPIAADLRKEIFRMLGEGKDNQQIIDFMVDRYGDFVRYKPALTGKTALLWFGPAGLLLAGVVVMAVIVRRRRAAPTDGSDALSLDERKRLDQLLDTKTDD; encoded by the coding sequence ATGAAGCGTCTGTTAGCCGCTGCGGTGCTGGCGCTGGGGTTGGCCGGCGTGGCCCACGCCGCCATCGACACCTATGAATTCGCCAAGGACGGTGACCGCGAGCGTTTCCGCGAACTCACCAAGGAACTGCGCTGCCCCAAGTGCCAGAACCAGGACATCGCCGACTCCAACGCCCCCATCGCCGCCGACCTGCGCAAAGAGATTTTCCGCATGCTGGGGGAGGGCAAGGACAACCAGCAGATCATCGACTTCATGGTCGACCGCTACGGTGATTTCGTGCGCTACAAACCGGCCCTCACCGGCAAGACCGCGCTGCTGTGGTTCGGCCCTGCCGGGCTGTTGCTGGCGGGCGTGGTGGTGATGGCGGTGATCGTGCGCCGTCGCCGCGCCGCGCCGACCGATGGTTCCGACGCGCTGTCCCTGGATGAGCGTAAACGCCTCGACCAATTGCTGGACACCAAGACTGATGATTGA
- the ccmA gene encoding cytochrome c biogenesis heme-transporting ATPase CcmA, with amino-acid sequence MTSPLLEAVALSCERDLRLLFEHLELRLTGGDMVQVCGPNGSGKTSLLRLLAGLMQPTAGEVRLNGKPLNEQRTELARNLVWIGHAAGIKDVLTAEENLSWLSALHHRASRDAIWQALAAVGLKGFEDVPCHTLSAGQQRRVALARLYLPGPPLWILDEPFTALDKQGVAQLEEHLAHHCEQGGLVVLTTHHTLARMPAGYRDLDLGRWSL; translated from the coding sequence TTGACCAGCCCTCTTCTTGAAGCCGTAGCGCTCTCCTGTGAACGCGACCTGCGCCTGTTGTTCGAGCACCTCGAACTGCGGCTGACGGGCGGCGACATGGTGCAGGTCTGCGGCCCCAACGGCAGCGGCAAGACCAGTTTGCTGCGCCTGCTGGCGGGGTTGATGCAGCCGACCGCCGGTGAAGTTCGACTCAACGGCAAGCCCCTTAACGAACAACGCACTGAGCTGGCGCGCAATCTTGTGTGGATTGGCCACGCTGCCGGCATCAAGGACGTGCTGACCGCCGAGGAAAACCTCAGCTGGCTCAGCGCCCTGCATCATCGCGCGTCGCGCGACGCCATCTGGCAGGCCCTGGCCGCTGTCGGCCTCAAGGGCTTCGAAGACGTGCCCTGTCACACCCTGTCTGCCGGCCAACAGCGCCGCGTGGCCCTGGCGCGTTTGTACCTGCCGGGCCCGCCGCTGTGGATTCTCGACGAACCCTTCACCGCCCTCGACAAACAAGGCGTGGCCCAGCTGGAAGAACACCTGGCCCACCATTGCGAGCAGGGCGGCCTGGTCGTCCTCACCACTCACCACACCTTGGCGCGCATGCCTGCTGGCTACCGCGACCTTGACCTGGGCCGGTGGTCGCTATGA
- a CDS encoding heme lyase CcmF/NrfE family subunit, with protein MTSALFIPELGQLAMILALCFAIVQAVVPLLGAWRGDRLWMSLAQPAAWGQFAFLLFAFGCLTYAFMTDDFSVAYVANNSNSALPWYYKFSAVWGAHEGSLLLWALILGGWTFAVSVFSRQLPQVMLARVLAVMGMISIGFLLFLIMTSNPFSRILPQIPANGHDLNPLLQDIGLIVHPPMLYMGYVGFSVAFAFAIAALLGGRLDAAWARWSRPWTIVAWAFLGIGITLGSWWAYYELGWGGWWFWDPVENASFMPWLVGTALIHSLAVTEKRGVFKSWTVLLAIAAFSLSLLGTFLVRSGVLTSVHAFASDPERGVFILIFLLFVVGGSLTLFALRAPVVKSQVGFNLWSRETLLLGNNLVLVVAASMILLGTLYPLVLDALSGAKLSVGPPYFNALFIPLMGLLMVVMAVGVLVRWKDTPVKWLAGMLMPVLLGSVALAVIAGFAYGDFNWAVLATFLLAAWVLLAGVRDLFDKTRHKGLIKGLPTLTRSYWGMQIAHIGIAVCALGVVLSSQNSAERDLRLAPGESMDLAGYHFIFEGAKHFEGPNFTSDKGTVRVVRNGKEIAVLHPEKRLYTMQSSMMTEAGIDAGFTRDLYVALGEPLGEGAWAVRVHVKPFVRWIWFGGLLTGFGGLLAAMDRRYRVKVKSRVREALGLQGAAA; from the coding sequence ATGACGTCCGCACTGTTTATTCCTGAGCTGGGCCAGTTGGCGATGATCCTCGCCCTGTGCTTTGCCATCGTCCAGGCCGTAGTGCCATTGCTCGGCGCCTGGCGCGGTGACCGCTTATGGATGAGCCTGGCGCAGCCGGCTGCCTGGGGCCAGTTTGCGTTCCTGCTGTTCGCGTTCGGTTGCCTGACCTACGCCTTTATGACCGACGACTTTTCCGTCGCCTACGTGGCCAATAACTCCAACAGCGCGCTGCCCTGGTACTACAAGTTCAGCGCCGTGTGGGGCGCCCACGAAGGGTCGCTGCTGCTGTGGGCGTTGATCCTCGGCGGCTGGACCTTTGCCGTGTCGGTGTTCTCGCGCCAACTGCCGCAAGTGATGCTGGCGCGGGTGCTGGCGGTGATGGGCATGATCAGCATCGGCTTCCTGCTGTTCCTGATCATGACGTCCAACCCGTTCAGCCGCATCCTGCCGCAGATCCCGGCGAACGGGCATGACCTCAACCCGCTGCTGCAAGACATCGGCCTGATCGTGCACCCGCCGATGCTCTACATGGGTTACGTCGGTTTCTCGGTGGCCTTCGCCTTCGCCATCGCCGCCTTGCTTGGCGGACGCCTCGATGCGGCCTGGGCGCGCTGGTCGCGGCCGTGGACCATCGTCGCCTGGGCGTTCCTCGGGATTGGTATCACGCTTGGCTCCTGGTGGGCCTATTACGAACTGGGTTGGGGCGGCTGGTGGTTCTGGGACCCGGTGGAAAACGCCTCCTTCATGCCCTGGCTGGTCGGCACGGCGCTGATTCACTCGCTGGCCGTCACCGAAAAACGCGGCGTGTTCAAGAGCTGGACCGTGCTGCTGGCCATCGCGGCGTTTTCCCTCAGCCTGCTCGGCACATTCCTTGTGCGTTCGGGCGTGCTGACCTCGGTGCACGCGTTTGCGTCCGACCCTGAGCGCGGCGTGTTCATCCTGATCTTCCTGTTGTTTGTGGTCGGCGGCTCCCTGACGTTGTTTGCGTTGCGCGCGCCAGTGGTCAAGAGCCAGGTCGGCTTCAACCTGTGGTCGCGGGAAACCCTGTTGCTGGGCAATAACCTGGTGCTGGTAGTGGCCGCGTCGATGATCCTGCTCGGCACCCTGTACCCATTGGTGCTGGACGCCTTGAGCGGCGCCAAGCTGTCGGTGGGCCCGCCGTACTTCAACGCGTTGTTTATCCCATTGATGGGCCTGTTGATGGTGGTGATGGCGGTCGGCGTGCTGGTGCGCTGGAAAGACACGCCGGTCAAATGGCTGGCCGGCATGCTGATGCCGGTGCTGCTCGGCAGCGTGGCGTTGGCGGTGATCGCCGGGTTTGCCTACGGCGACTTCAACTGGGCGGTGCTCGCCACCTTCCTGCTCGCCGCCTGGGTATTGCTGGCCGGCGTGCGCGACCTCTTCGACAAGACCCGCCACAAAGGCCTGATCAAAGGCCTGCCAACCCTGACCCGCAGCTACTGGGGCATGCAGATCGCCCATATCGGCATCGCCGTGTGCGCCCTGGGCGTGGTGCTCTCCAGCCAGAACAGCGCCGAGCGCGACTTGCGCCTGGCACCGGGCGAGTCCATGGACCTGGCCGGTTACCACTTCATCTTCGAAGGCGCCAAGCACTTCGAAGGGCCGAACTTCACGTCAGACAAAGGCACGGTACGCGTCGTCCGCAACGGTAAAGAGATCGCCGTGCTGCACCCGGAAAAACGCCTGTACACCATGCAGAGTTCGATGATGACCGAGGCCGGTATCGACGCCGGTTTCACCCGCGACCTCTATGTGGCGCTGGGTGAACCCCTGGGCGAGGGCGCCTGGGCGGTGCGGGTGCATGTGAAACCCTTTGTGCGCTGGATCTGGTTCGGCGGCTTGCTCACCGGTTTCGGCGGTTTGCTGGCCGCGATGGACCGGCGTTATCGGGTCAAGGTCAAGAGCCGGGTGCGTGAAGCCCTCGGCCTGCAGGGAGCAGCGGCATGA
- the ccmB gene encoding heme exporter protein CcmB produces MSVFALLVAREARLLCRRPAELANPLVFFAIVIALFPLAVGPETKLLQTLSPGLVWVAALLSVLLSLDGLFRSDFEDGSLEQWVLSSHPLPLLVLAKVLAHWAFSGLALVLLSPLLAMMLGLPVECLPVLLLSLLLGTPVLSLLGAVGAALTVGLKRGGLLLALLILPLYIPVLILGSGALQAALMGMPATGYLLWLGSLAALAVTLTPFAIAAGLKISVGE; encoded by the coding sequence ATGAGCGTCTTCGCCCTGCTGGTCGCCCGCGAAGCGCGGCTGCTGTGCCGTCGCCCGGCCGAACTGGCCAACCCGCTGGTGTTCTTTGCGATTGTCATCGCGTTGTTTCCGTTGGCGGTCGGTCCCGAGACTAAACTGTTGCAAACCTTGTCCCCCGGACTGGTGTGGGTGGCGGCGCTTTTGTCGGTCCTGCTCTCGCTGGACGGGCTGTTTCGCAGTGATTTCGAAGACGGTTCCCTCGAACAGTGGGTCCTTTCGTCGCACCCTTTGCCACTTCTGGTACTGGCAAAGGTACTGGCACACTGGGCTTTTTCCGGCTTGGCGCTAGTCTTGCTCTCGCCGCTGCTGGCGATGATGCTGGGCTTGCCCGTCGAATGCCTGCCGGTGTTGCTCCTGTCCTTGTTGCTCGGTACGCCGGTGCTCAGCCTGTTGGGGGCGGTGGGCGCAGCGCTGACCGTGGGCTTGAAGCGGGGCGGCCTGTTGTTGGCCCTGCTGATTCTGCCTTTGTACATCCCGGTATTGATCCTGGGCAGCGGCGCCTTGCAAGCCGCGCTCATGGGCATGCCGGCGACTGGTTATCTCCTGTGGCTTGGCAGCCTGGCCGCCCTGGCGGTAACCCTGACACCCTTTGCTATAGCGGCTGGCCTGAAGATCAGCGTCGGCGAATAA